A section of the Pseudomonas tritici genome encodes:
- the murI gene encoding glutamate racemase, with amino-acid sequence MVKGAPIGVFDSGVGGLSVLAEIQQLLPHESLLYVADCGHIPYGEKTPAFIRERSRQVAAFLRDKGAKAFVIACNTATVAAVADLRQDYPDWPLVGMEPAVKPAAAATRSGVVGVLATTGTLQSAKFAALLDRFATDVRVITQPCPGLVELIETGDLNSPALRQLLQGYIEPLLSAGCDTIILGCTHYPFLKPLLAQMLPPSIILIDTGAAVARQLKRLLSERDLLAVGDPEPAPAQFWTSGDLQHFRNILPTLWKSSGNVSNFSL; translated from the coding sequence ATGGTTAAGGGCGCGCCAATCGGTGTGTTCGATTCCGGTGTTGGCGGCTTGTCGGTACTGGCCGAAATCCAGCAATTGCTGCCCCATGAGTCGCTGCTGTACGTGGCCGACTGCGGGCATATCCCCTATGGCGAGAAAACCCCGGCGTTTATTCGTGAGCGCTCGCGGCAGGTCGCGGCGTTTCTCCGCGACAAGGGCGCCAAGGCATTTGTGATTGCCTGCAACACCGCGACCGTCGCGGCCGTCGCCGACTTGCGCCAGGACTATCCCGACTGGCCACTGGTGGGCATGGAGCCCGCTGTCAAACCTGCTGCCGCCGCCACCCGCAGCGGCGTGGTCGGTGTGCTTGCCACCACCGGCACGCTGCAAAGCGCCAAGTTCGCTGCGCTGCTGGACCGCTTCGCCACTGATGTTCGGGTCATCACCCAACCCTGCCCGGGCCTGGTGGAGCTGATTGAAACCGGCGACCTGAACAGCCCCGCCCTGCGCCAGTTATTGCAGGGTTACATCGAACCGCTGCTCAGCGCCGGTTGCGACACCATCATCCTCGGCTGCACCCACTATCCCTTCCTCAAGCCGCTCCTGGCGCAGATGCTGCCCCCCAGCATCATCCTTATCGACACCGGTGCCGCCGTGGCCCGCCAGCTCAAGCGTTTACTGAGTGAGCGCGATCTTCTGGCCGTCGGCGACCCTGAACCTGCACCTGCACAGTTCTGGACCAGTGGCGATCTGCAACATTTCAGAAACATCCTACCTACACTATGGAAATCTTCCGGAAATGTGAGTAATTTCAGTTTGTGA
- a CDS encoding ribose-phosphate pyrophosphokinase — translation MSKMMVFTGNANPDLARRVVRQLHIPLGDISVGKFSDGEITAEINENVRGKDVFIIQPTCAPTNDNLMELVVMADAFRRSSATRITAVIPYFGYARQDRRPRSARVAISAKVVADMLTVVGIDRVLTVDLHADQIQGFFDIPVDNIYGSPVLVDDIEDQRFENLMIVSPDIGGVVRARAVAKSLGVDLGIIDKRREKANHSEVMHIIGDVEGRTCILVDDMVDTAGTLCHAAKALKEHGAAKVFAYCTHPVLSGRAIENIENSMLDELVVTNTIPLSAAAQACSRIRQLDIAPVVAEAVRRISNEESISAMFR, via the coding sequence GTGTCCAAGATGATGGTCTTTACGGGGAACGCCAACCCCGATCTGGCTCGACGTGTCGTACGTCAGCTGCATATCCCTCTCGGTGACATCTCTGTCGGTAAATTCTCCGACGGCGAAATTACAGCCGAGATCAATGAAAATGTCCGCGGTAAAGACGTCTTCATTATTCAGCCGACCTGCGCTCCGACCAACGATAACCTGATGGAACTCGTCGTGATGGCTGATGCCTTCCGCCGCTCCTCAGCGACTCGAATCACAGCTGTAATCCCTTACTTTGGTTATGCCCGTCAGGATCGCCGTCCGCGTTCCGCACGTGTGGCTATCAGCGCGAAAGTCGTTGCTGACATGCTGACCGTGGTAGGTATCGACCGTGTTCTCACGGTTGACCTGCACGCTGACCAAATCCAGGGGTTCTTCGATATTCCGGTAGATAACATCTACGGCTCCCCAGTATTGGTGGATGACATTGAAGACCAGCGCTTTGAAAACCTGATGATCGTGTCCCCGGACATTGGTGGCGTCGTGCGCGCACGGGCTGTTGCCAAATCCCTGGGCGTTGACCTCGGGATCATCGACAAACGCCGCGAGAAAGCCAATCACTCTGAAGTGATGCATATCATCGGTGATGTCGAAGGGCGTACCTGTATTCTGGTTGATGACATGGTCGACACCGCCGGCACCCTGTGCCACGCGGCCAAAGCCTTGAAAGAGCACGGTGCAGCTAAAGTCTTCGCCTACTGCACACACCCTGTGCTGTCGGGCCGAGCGATCGAGAACATCGAGAATTCCATGCTGGACGAACTGGTGGTGACTAACACCATCCCGTTGTCCGCTGCTGCTCAAGCCTGTTCGCGTATCCGTCAACTGGATATCGCACCGGTAGTTGCCGAAGCGGTTCGCCGTATCAGCAACGAAGAATCGATCAGCGCGATGTTCCGTTAA
- a CDS encoding tetratricopeptide repeat protein has translation MNRSSALLLAFVFLSGCQAMAPVSPDGTPPVEDSTPAPEKPKVYSSFSEETVFSLLSAELAGQRNRFDIALDNYVTQAINTQDPGISERAFRIAEYLGADQAALDTSLIWAKNAPDDLEAQRAAAIQLARAGRYDDSMVYMEKVLQGKGDTHFDFLALSAADTDQDTRNGLMKSFDRLLQKHPKNSQLVFGKALLLQQDDEADAALKLLEQNPPEEGEIAPILLRARLLQNLNRGKEAIPLLEKSIKKYPDDKRLRLTYARMLVEQDRMEDAKVQFANLVQQYPDDDELRYSLALVCLEAKAWDEAKGYLEELIQRESHVDSAHLNLGRIAEERNDPQAALLEYAQVGPGNDYLPAQLRQADILMSNGRTDEAEKRLTAARDAEPDYAIQLYLIQAETLSANNQGERAWKLLQQALLQFPDDLNLLYTRAMQAEKRNDLAQMEKDLRLIIKRDPDNAMALNALGYTLSDRTTRYDEAKALIEQAHKLNPEDPAVLDSLGWVNYRLGNLDEAERLLRLALERFPDQEVAAHLGEVLWANGKQREARQIWEKFLKEQPESPILRSTIKRLTGSETL, from the coding sequence ATGAATAGATCTTCCGCGTTGCTCCTTGCTTTTGTCTTCCTCAGCGGCTGCCAGGCCATGGCACCCGTGTCGCCGGACGGTACACCGCCCGTAGAAGACAGCACCCCCGCCCCTGAAAAGCCCAAGGTTTATTCCTCGTTCAGTGAAGAAACGGTGTTCAGCCTGCTGAGCGCGGAGCTGGCCGGCCAGCGCAATCGCTTCGATATTGCGCTGGACAATTACGTGACCCAGGCCATCAACACCCAGGATCCGGGGATTTCCGAGCGGGCGTTTCGCATCGCCGAGTACCTGGGCGCCGACCAGGCTGCGCTGGACACGTCGCTGATCTGGGCGAAAAACGCACCGGACGATCTGGAAGCACAGCGAGCCGCGGCGATCCAACTGGCGCGCGCCGGGCGCTATGACGACTCCATGGTCTACATGGAGAAAGTCCTGCAGGGCAAAGGCGACACCCATTTCGACTTCCTCGCGCTGTCAGCTGCCGACACCGACCAGGACACGCGCAATGGCCTGATGAAGAGTTTCGACCGCCTGCTGCAAAAACATCCAAAGAACAGCCAGCTGGTTTTCGGCAAGGCCTTGTTGCTGCAACAGGATGACGAAGCCGACGCAGCGCTGAAGCTGCTGGAGCAGAACCCGCCGGAAGAAGGCGAAATCGCCCCGATCCTGCTGCGCGCACGCCTGCTGCAGAACCTCAATCGCGGCAAGGAAGCCATTCCTCTGCTGGAAAAAAGTATCAAGAAGTATCCGGATGACAAGCGCCTGCGCCTGACCTACGCACGCATGCTGGTCGAACAGGACCGCATGGAAGACGCCAAGGTGCAGTTCGCCAACCTGGTGCAGCAATACCCGGACGACGACGAGCTGCGTTACTCCCTGGCGCTGGTATGCCTGGAAGCCAAGGCGTGGGACGAGGCCAAGGGTTATCTGGAAGAGCTGATCCAGCGCGAAAGCCATGTGGATTCGGCGCACCTGAACCTCGGCCGTATCGCCGAAGAACGCAACGACCCACAGGCCGCCTTGCTCGAATATGCCCAGGTCGGCCCCGGCAATGACTACCTGCCAGCCCAATTGCGCCAGGCCGATATCCTGATGAGCAACGGCCGCACCGATGAGGCGGAAAAACGCCTGACCGCCGCCCGCGATGCCGAGCCGGACTATGCGATCCAGCTGTACCTGATCCAGGCCGAGACTTTGTCGGCCAACAATCAGGGTGAGCGCGCCTGGAAATTGCTGCAACAAGCGTTGCTGCAATTCCCTGACGATTTGAACCTGCTGTACACCCGCGCCATGCAAGCGGAAAAACGCAATGACTTGGCGCAGATGGAAAAAGACCTGCGCCTGATCATCAAGCGCGACCCGGACAATGCGATGGCCCTCAATGCCTTGGGCTACACCTTGTCCGACCGTACTACGCGTTACGACGAAGCCAAGGCACTGATCGAACAAGCCCACAAGCTCAACCCGGAAGACCCGGCCGTACTCGACAGCCTGGGCTGGGTGAATTACCGCCTGGGCAACCTGGACGAAGCCGAACGCTTGCTGCGCCTGGCGCTGGAACGCTTCCCCGACCAGGAAGTCGCCGCGCACCTGGGCGAAGTGCTGTGGGCCAATGGCAAACAGCGCGAAGCACGTCAAATCTGGGAAAAATTCCTCAAGGAACAACCCGAAAGCCCCATCCTGCGCAGCACCATCAAGCGCCTGACCGGTTCCGAGACCCTTTAA
- the hemA gene encoding glutamyl-tRNA reductase, producing MAFLALGINHKTASVDVRERVAFTPEQLVEALQQLCRLTDSREAAILSTCNRTELYIEQEHLSADVVLRWLADFHHLSLDDLRACAYVHEEDAAVRHMMRVASGLDSLVLGEPQILGQMKSAYAVAREAGTVGPLLGRLFQATFNSAKQVRTDTAIGENPVSVAFAAVSLAKQIFSDLQRSQALLIGAGETITLVARHLHDLGVKRIVVANRTLERASILAEQFGAHAVLLSDIPAELVRSDIVISSTASQLPILGKGAVESALKLRKHKPIFMVDIAVPRDIEPEVGELDDVYLYSVDDLHEVVAENLKSRQGAAQAAEEMVSTGAEDFMVRLRELAAVDVLKAYRQQGERLRDEELVKAQRLLANGSSAEEVLMQLARGLTNKLLHAPSVQLKKLTAEGRLDALAMAQELFALGEGASESSSDKKPQ from the coding sequence ATGGCCTTCCTCGCACTCGGTATTAACCACAAGACTGCCTCCGTAGACGTGCGCGAGCGCGTGGCGTTTACGCCAGAGCAGTTGGTTGAGGCCTTGCAGCAGCTCTGCCGGCTCACCGACAGTCGCGAAGCTGCGATCCTTTCAACCTGCAATCGCACCGAGCTTTATATAGAGCAGGAACATCTTTCAGCGGATGTAGTGCTGCGCTGGCTGGCCGATTTTCACCATTTGAGCCTCGATGACCTGCGTGCCTGCGCTTATGTGCATGAAGAGGATGCGGCAGTTCGTCACATGATGCGTGTGGCGTCCGGTCTCGATTCGCTGGTGTTGGGTGAACCGCAGATCCTCGGCCAGATGAAGTCCGCCTACGCCGTAGCGCGCGAGGCAGGAACCGTCGGCCCGCTGCTGGGGCGCTTGTTCCAGGCCACGTTCAATTCCGCCAAGCAGGTACGCACCGACACCGCCATTGGTGAAAACCCGGTGTCCGTGGCGTTTGCTGCGGTCAGCCTGGCCAAGCAGATTTTCAGTGATTTGCAACGCAGCCAGGCCTTGTTGATCGGCGCGGGGGAGACCATTACCCTGGTCGCCCGTCACCTGCATGACCTGGGGGTCAAGCGGATCGTGGTCGCCAACCGCACGCTTGAGCGCGCCAGCATCCTCGCCGAACAGTTCGGCGCGCATGCCGTGTTGCTGTCTGACATCCCGGCCGAACTGGTGCGCAGCGATATCGTCATCAGCTCTACCGCCAGCCAGTTGCCGATCCTTGGCAAGGGCGCGGTCGAAAGCGCATTGAAGCTGCGCAAGCACAAACCGATCTTTATGGTGGATATCGCCGTTCCCCGCGATATCGAACCCGAAGTCGGCGAGTTGGACGACGTTTACCTCTATAGCGTTGACGATCTGCACGAAGTGGTCGCCGAAAATCTCAAGAGCCGCCAGGGTGCAGCCCAGGCTGCTGAGGAAATGGTCAGCACCGGCGCCGAAGATTTCATGGTGCGCCTGCGTGAATTGGCGGCGGTGGATGTGCTCAAGGCGTATCGTCAGCAAGGCGAACGCCTGCGCGACGAGGAGCTGGTCAAAGCCCAGCGCTTGCTGGCCAATGGCAGCAGCGCTGAAGAGGTGCTGATGCAACTGGCCCGGGGCCTCACCAACAAGTTGCTCCACGCCCCCAGCGTACAATTAAAAAAGCTTACTGCCGAAGGCCGCCTCGATGCGCTGGCCATGGCCCAGGAACTCTTTGCCCTCGGTGAGGGCGCGTCAGAAAGCTCTTCGGATAAAAAACCGCAATGA
- the prfA gene encoding peptide chain release factor 1 — protein sequence MKASLLNKLDVLQDRFEELTALLGDGEVISDQTKFRAYSKEYAEVEPVVATYKNLLKVQADLEGAQALLKDSDPDMREMAVEEVREAKEKLAELEVDLQRMLLPKDPNDGRNVFLEIRAGTGGDEAAIFSGDLFRMYSRYAERRGWRVEILSENEGEHGGYKEVIARVEGDNVYGKLKFESGAHRVQRVPATESQGRIHTSACTVAVLPEPDEQEAIEINPADLRVDTYRSSGAGGQHVNKTDSAIRITHLPSGIVVECQEERSQHKNRARAMSWLSAKLNDQQTSAAANAIASERKLLVGSGDRSERIRTYNFAQGRVTDHRVNLTLYSLDEILAGGVDAVIEPLLAEYQADQLAAIGE from the coding sequence ATGAAAGCGTCACTGCTCAATAAACTGGACGTGCTCCAGGACCGTTTCGAAGAACTGACCGCCTTGCTCGGCGATGGCGAGGTCATTTCCGATCAGACCAAGTTCCGCGCCTATTCCAAGGAATACGCCGAAGTTGAGCCGGTTGTGGCCACCTATAAAAACTTGCTGAAAGTGCAGGCCGATCTTGAAGGCGCCCAGGCGCTGCTCAAGGACAGCGACCCGGACATGCGTGAAATGGCCGTGGAGGAGGTCCGCGAGGCCAAGGAAAAGCTGGCCGAGCTGGAAGTCGACCTGCAGCGCATGTTGCTGCCCAAGGACCCGAACGATGGGCGCAACGTGTTCCTTGAAATCCGTGCCGGCACTGGCGGTGACGAGGCGGCGATCTTTTCCGGCGACCTGTTCCGCATGTATTCGCGTTATGCCGAGCGTCGCGGCTGGCGGGTCGAAATCCTCTCCGAGAACGAAGGTGAACACGGCGGCTATAAAGAAGTCATCGCGCGGGTTGAAGGCGATAACGTCTACGGAAAGCTCAAGTTTGAGTCCGGTGCACACCGCGTGCAGCGCGTTCCGGCGACTGAATCCCAAGGCCGCATCCACACCTCGGCGTGCACCGTCGCCGTGTTGCCTGAGCCGGACGAGCAGGAAGCCATCGAGATCAACCCGGCTGACTTGCGTGTCGATACTTACCGCTCGTCGGGCGCCGGTGGTCAGCACGTCAACAAGACTGATTCGGCGATCCGTATCACCCACTTGCCGTCGGGTATCGTGGTTGAGTGCCAGGAAGAGCGTTCCCAGCATAAAAACCGTGCGCGGGCGATGTCGTGGCTGTCGGCCAAGCTCAATGACCAGCAGACCAGCGCCGCCGCGAACGCGATTGCCAGCGAGCGCAAGTTGCTCGTGGGTTCGGGCGACCGTTCCGAGCGTATCCGTACCTACAACTTTGCCCAGGGCCGGGTCACCGACCACCGGGTTAACCTCACCCTTTATTCCCTTGACGAAATTCTCGCGGGTGGCGTCGACGCGGTGATCGAGCCGTTACTCGCCGAGTATCAGGCCGATCAATTAGCGGCGATAGGTGAATAA
- a CDS encoding molybdopterin-synthase adenylyltransferase MoeB: MLTDQELLRYSRQILLQHVDIDGQLRLKNGRALIVGLGGLGAPVALYLAAAGVGELHLADFDTVDLTNLQRQIIHDTDSVGQTKVDSALRRLSAINPEIKLIAHRTALDADSLAAAVGAVDVVLDCSDNFSTREAVNAACVAAGKPLISGAAIRLEGQLSVFDPRRAESPCYHCLYGHGSDTELTCSEAGVAGPLVGVVGSLQALEALKLLAGFGEPLVGRLLLIDALTTRFRELRVKRDPGCSVCGTQHG, from the coding sequence GTGCTGACCGATCAGGAGCTGTTGCGCTATAGCCGACAGATTCTGTTGCAACATGTCGACATCGACGGCCAGTTGCGCCTGAAAAACGGCCGTGCATTGATCGTGGGGCTTGGTGGCCTGGGCGCACCCGTTGCGCTGTACCTGGCGGCCGCGGGCGTGGGCGAGTTGCATCTGGCGGACTTCGACACGGTCGACCTGACCAACCTGCAACGCCAGATTATCCATGACACCGACAGCGTCGGGCAGACCAAGGTCGATTCAGCCCTGCGCCGCCTGAGCGCCATCAACCCCGAAATCAAGCTGATTGCCCACCGCACGGCGCTGGATGCCGACTCCTTGGCTGCCGCGGTAGGTGCGGTCGATGTTGTGCTCGATTGCAGCGACAACTTCTCCACGCGCGAGGCGGTCAACGCTGCTTGCGTTGCCGCCGGAAAGCCATTGATCAGCGGCGCGGCGATTCGCCTTGAAGGCCAATTGTCTGTGTTCGACCCGCGTCGCGCCGAAAGCCCGTGTTACCACTGTTTATATGGGCACGGCAGCGACACCGAACTTACCTGCAGCGAAGCCGGCGTGGCCGGCCCGCTGGTGGGGGTGGTGGGCAGCCTGCAGGCGCTGGAGGCCTTGAAGCTGCTGGCCGGTTTCGGCGAACCCTTGGTAGGCCGCCTGTTGCTTATCGATGCCTTGACCACGCGTTTTCGCGAGCTACGCGTCAAGCGTGACCCTGGCTGCAGCGTGTGCGGGACCCAACATGGTTAA
- the ispE gene encoding 4-(cytidine 5'-diphospho)-2-C-methyl-D-erythritol kinase, which produces MLHILGRREDGYHELQTLFQFLDYGDELTFAVRDDGVIQLHTEFDGVPHDSNLIVKAAKKIKEQSGCPLGIDIWIDKILPMGGGIGGGSSNAATTLLGLNHLWQLGWDHDRLAALGLTLGADVPVFVRGHAAFAEGVGEKLSPEYPEEPWYVVLVPQVSVSTAEIFSDPLLTRNSPPIKVRPVPKGNSRNDCLPVVARRYPEVRNALNLLGKFTEAKLTGTGSCVFGGFPSKAEADKVSALLTETLTGFVAKGSNVSMLHRKLQSLL; this is translated from the coding sequence ATGCTGCATATTCTGGGTCGCCGCGAAGACGGTTATCACGAGTTGCAGACGCTGTTTCAATTTCTCGACTACGGCGATGAGCTGACTTTTGCCGTGCGCGACGACGGCGTGATCCAGTTGCACACCGAGTTCGACGGCGTTCCTCACGACAGCAACCTGATTGTGAAGGCCGCCAAAAAAATAAAGGAACAATCCGGCTGCCCGCTCGGCATCGATATCTGGATCGATAAAATCCTGCCCATGGGCGGTGGTATCGGTGGCGGCAGCTCGAATGCCGCAACCACATTGCTGGGCCTGAATCATTTGTGGCAACTGGGTTGGGACCATGATCGCCTGGCTGCGCTGGGTTTGACGCTGGGTGCTGATGTCCCGGTTTTCGTGCGCGGGCACGCGGCTTTCGCCGAGGGTGTGGGGGAGAAACTCAGCCCGGAATACCCCGAAGAGCCGTGGTACGTTGTGCTTGTTCCGCAAGTATCTGTAAGTACAGCAGAAATTTTTTCAGATCCGCTGTTGACACGTAACTCTCCTCCCATTAAAGTGCGCCCCGTTCCCAAGGGAAACAGTCGAAATGACTGCTTACCGGTTGTAGCAAGGCGTTATCCAGAGGTACGTAACGCTTTGAATTTGTTAGGTAAATTTACCGAAGCAAAATTAACCGGAACTGGAAGTTGTGTGTTTGGGGGCTTCCCAAGCAAAGCTGAAGCTGATAAAGTCTCGGCCCTTCTTACAGAGACCCTTACAGGGTTTGTAGCAAAAGGAAGCAACGTTTCGATGTTGCATCGCAAGCTGCAAAGTCTGCTCTAA
- the lolB gene encoding lipoprotein insertase outer membrane protein LolB, translating into MFLRHIVVFSFIALLAGCAGFGARESVEGQGNPAQWKQHKDQLSSIDGWQIEGKVGVRAPKDSGSGTLFWLQRQDYYDIRLSGPLGRGAARLTGRPGQVSLEVANQGRYEATSPEVLLEEQIGWKLPVSHLVWWVRGLPAPDSKSRLSLNGDSRLATLEQDGWQVEYLSYVEQSGYWLPERIKLHGTDLDVTLVIKDWQPRKLGQ; encoded by the coding sequence ATGTTCTTGCGCCACATCGTAGTGTTCAGTTTTATCGCCCTGCTCGCCGGTTGCGCGGGTTTCGGTGCCCGTGAATCCGTTGAGGGCCAGGGCAACCCGGCGCAATGGAAACAACACAAAGACCAGCTCAGCAGCATCGATGGCTGGCAGATCGAAGGCAAAGTCGGGGTTCGCGCCCCCAAAGATTCCGGCAGCGGCACGTTGTTCTGGCTGCAACGCCAGGATTACTACGACATTCGTCTCTCCGGCCCGCTGGGCCGGGGTGCCGCACGCCTGACCGGCAGACCGGGGCAAGTCAGCCTTGAAGTGGCCAACCAGGGGCGCTATGAGGCGACCTCGCCGGAAGTACTGCTTGAAGAACAGATTGGCTGGAAGCTGCCGGTTTCCCACCTGGTATGGTGGGTACGCGGCCTGCCAGCGCCTGACAGCAAAAGCCGTCTGAGCCTGAATGGCGACAGCCGCCTGGCTACCCTGGAACAGGATGGCTGGCAAGTCGAATACCTAAGCTACGTAGAACAAAGCGGTTACTGGTTGCCCGAGCGCATCAAACTGCACGGTACCGACCTTGACGTCACGCTGGTGATCAAGGACTGGCAACCGCGCAAGCTGGGGCAATAA
- a CDS encoding YkgJ family cysteine cluster protein produces MTNIPHTQIAEPAVTCSTCAACCCQLEVMLITDTGVPERYIDTDDWGGEVMLRLDDGWCAALDRDTMMCTIYERRPLICREFEMGAPECLTEREGIATAYR; encoded by the coding sequence ATGACCAACATCCCCCACACCCAAATCGCTGAACCCGCCGTCACCTGCTCGACGTGCGCGGCCTGCTGCTGCCAGCTGGAAGTCATGCTGATTACCGACACCGGCGTGCCGGAGCGCTATATCGATACCGACGATTGGGGCGGCGAAGTGATGCTGCGCCTGGACGACGGCTGGTGCGCAGCGCTGGATCGGGACACGATGATGTGCACGATCTATGAGCGACGGCCGTTGATTTGCCGGGAGTTCGAGATGGGCGCTCCGGAGTGCTTGACCGAACGCGAAGGGATTGCGACGGCGTATCGCTGA
- a CDS encoding acyloxyacyl hydrolase: MKRFLCLAALAAAVMGHSFSAQAAGLEFGLGATSDSTLTYRLGLTSDWDKSWMQSDTGRLTGYWSGAYTYWEGDDRAGASSLSFSPVFVYEFAGQSVKPYIEAGIGVAVFSRTKLEDNNIGQAFQFEDRLGFGLRFTGGHEVGIRATHYSNAGISSNNDGVESYSLHYTMPL; this comes from the coding sequence ATGAAGCGTTTTCTCTGTTTGGCTGCGCTTGCGGCCGCGGTAATGGGGCACTCTTTTTCGGCGCAAGCCGCCGGGTTGGAGTTTGGTCTGGGGGCAACCAGTGATTCAACGCTGACCTATCGGTTGGGGTTGACGTCGGATTGGGACAAGAGCTGGATGCAGAGCGATACCGGTCGCCTGACGGGCTATTGGAGCGGCGCTTACACTTACTGGGAAGGTGACGATCGCGCTGGCGCCAGTAGCCTGTCGTTCTCGCCCGTGTTTGTGTATGAGTTTGCCGGGCAGTCGGTCAAACCCTACATCGAAGCCGGGATCGGCGTAGCGGTGTTCTCCCGTACCAAGTTGGAAGACAACAACATTGGCCAGGCCTTTCAGTTCGAAGACCGCCTGGGTTTTGGTCTGCGGTTTACCGGTGGGCATGAAGTGGGCATTCGTGCCACGCACTATTCCAACGCCGGGATCAGCAGCAATAACGATGGGGTAGAGAGCTACTCGCTGCATTACACCATGCCGCTGTAG
- a CDS encoding DUF2878 domain-containing protein, translated as MLKTLANAVLFQCGWFACVLGGDSLWLLVGLAVLGIHLLWISSWASEGKLILSVTILGTLLDTALRALGVFQFTEPGPLIPLWLILLWALLATTLRHCLAWSARPWWRAAVLGAGGGPLSYYAGSQLAGVQFGFSVAPTLIALALLWALVFVGLHRLAR; from the coding sequence GTGCTTAAGACATTGGCCAATGCCGTGCTTTTTCAGTGCGGCTGGTTCGCCTGCGTGCTCGGCGGTGACAGCTTATGGTTACTGGTAGGGCTGGCTGTACTGGGCATTCATCTGCTGTGGATAAGTTCATGGGCCAGTGAGGGCAAGCTGATCCTCAGCGTTACAATCCTGGGCACACTACTGGATACCGCGTTGCGCGCGCTGGGGGTATTTCAGTTTACTGAGCCTGGCCCGCTGATTCCCCTCTGGCTAATCCTGCTATGGGCCCTGCTGGCCACCACATTGCGCCACTGCCTGGCCTGGAGCGCACGCCCCTGGTGGCGGGCGGCCGTGCTCGGTGCAGGGGGCGGGCCGCTCTCTTATTACGCCGGCAGCCAATTGGCGGGCGTGCAGTTTGGTTTTAGTGTGGCGCCCACCCTGATTGCGTTGGCGCTGCTGTGGGCCTTGGTTTTCGTGGGGTTACACCGTTTGGCGCGTTGA
- the prmC gene encoding peptide chain release factor N(5)-glutamine methyltransferase, which yields MTIIASLLRAADLPDSPTARLDAELLLAAALGKSRSYLHTWPEKIVSSEDALTFAGYLQRRRGGEPVAYILGQQGFWKLDLEVAPHTLIPRPDTELLVEAALELLPATPAKVLDLGTGSGAIALALASERPAWQITAVDRVLEAVALAERNRQRLHLDNAAVLNSHWFSALQGHTYDLIISNPPYIADNDPHLVAGDVRFEPASALVAGHDGLDDLRLIIKEAPAHLNVGGRLLLEHGYDQAPAVSDLLLSEGFEEVHSRIDLGGHERITLGRRPC from the coding sequence ATGACCATCATTGCCAGCCTGCTGCGCGCCGCTGATCTGCCCGACTCGCCCACCGCGCGCCTGGATGCCGAATTGCTGCTGGCGGCTGCGCTGGGCAAGTCCCGCAGCTACCTGCACACCTGGCCGGAAAAAATTGTCAGCAGTGAAGACGCGTTGACCTTTGCCGGCTACCTGCAACGCCGTCGCGGCGGTGAGCCGGTGGCGTATATCCTCGGCCAGCAAGGTTTCTGGAAGCTGGACCTGGAGGTCGCGCCGCACACGCTGATCCCGCGTCCGGACACCGAACTGCTGGTGGAAGCCGCCCTGGAATTGTTGCCAGCCACGCCCGCCAAGGTCCTCGACCTGGGGACCGGCAGCGGGGCCATCGCGTTAGCTCTGGCCAGCGAGCGCCCAGCCTGGCAGATCACCGCTGTCGACCGTGTATTGGAAGCTGTGGCCCTGGCCGAGCGCAATCGCCAGCGCCTGCACCTCGATAACGCAGCGGTGCTGAACAGCCACTGGTTCAGCGCGTTGCAGGGTCATACCTATGACCTGATCATCAGTAACCCGCCGTATATTGCCGACAATGATCCACACCTGGTGGCCGGTGACGTGCGCTTCGAGCCGGCCAGCGCATTGGTGGCCGGTCATGATGGCTTGGACGACCTGCGCTTGATCATCAAAGAAGCCCCCGCTCACCTGAACGTCGGTGGCCGGCTGTTGCTGGAGCACGGTTACGACCAGGCCCCGGCTGTGAGCGATCTGCTGCTGAGTGAAGGCTTTGAAGAGGTACACAGCCGTATCGATCTCGGCGGACACGAGCGCATCACGCTGGGACGCCGGCCGTGCTGA